The nucleotide sequence CTGCGTTCTTCCCTGCACTGTAACGGCCGCCTGATGCTGAAAACAGACAAGGGGAATCTGAACGGAGGCATCGTAAAAGCACGGCAGGGTGCTGAGGTCCAGAATCTGGGAAATCCGAACGGCGCGAAAACCCAGGTTTCTTTTGGCCAGGATTATCTTGTCGCCGACCGTATTCAGGTCGAGGAAAAAGAGATTAGCCGGACCCGGGAAAAGGTAATTAAACTGGATTCGATTTTGAACCGGCTGGAGAAAGCCGGGGAGGAAAAAAGACTCCACCAGGCACGTCATGAAAAGCTGAAATTCATCAAGCTTATAGAAAAACGGAGCCTGCGTCTTTTTACCCTGCGGGAAAAGTATGAAGAGCATTATCCCTCCGAGGTGGTCGTTCGGGGCAGCCTGTATCCGGGGGTTATTTTTGAGAGCCACGGACGATATTACGAGGTGGACAAGCCTCAGTCCGGGGTTGTGGTTTTCTTTGACTCCCGGGTGGGGAAGATCCAGCAAAAAATGATAAGCACAAAGGAGTAGGTTATGACGCTTCCCCTTGCATATTTACAGTTCCCTGACTGGGTATCTCCGGTCCTTATTCCTGGTCTGCCTTTTCGCTGGTACGGTCTTATGTATCTCTTTGCCTTTGGTACCGCGTATCTGCTGGTGCGGTATCAGGTCCGACGGGAAGAGCCGGCGCTCTCCGTCGATACTGTGGCGGACCTCTTTTTCTGGATAATTCTCGGACTTCTGCTGGGAGGACGGCTGGTATCGACTCTGATTTATGACACCTCCGGGATCTACTGGACAAAACCCTGGCTGATTTTCTGGCCTTTCGATGAGTCCATGCGTTTTGTGGGGCTGCAGGGAATGTCGTATCACGGCGGTCTTGTGGGGGGATTCATTGGCGGTGTTCTTTTCTGCCGGCGAAGGGGTCTTTCTCCCTGGCTTTGGGCCGACCGTCTTGCCCTTGCTGTCCCGCTGGGCTACACCTTCGGCCGGTTGGGAAACTTTATTAACGCCGAACTCTACGGACGGGTAAGCGGCGCTCCATGGGCCATGGTTTTTCCTGGTGCCGAGAAGTTTCCACTTTCCGTTAACTGGGTGGCCGTCATGGCCCGGGATCTGGGCTTGAGCTCAGAGGGATCGGTTAATCTGCCCCGGCATCCTAGTCAGCTTTACGAGGCTTTTGGTGAGGGAGTTCTCCTTTGGCTGCTTCTCTGGTTTGTTGTCCGGAAAAGAAAGAGTTTTAACGGTTTCATTATGGGATGGTATCTGATCGGCTATGGGGCGGTCCGCTTTGTGATCGAGTATTTCCGGCAGCCCGACAGCAATCTGGGTTTTATCCTGGAACTGGGGCCCGCCCATTCCATCTATCAGACCGGGAGTTTTCTGAATTTTACCCTGGGCCAGGTTTTATGCACCCTTATGATTCTCGGTGGTATCATTATACTGGCCCTGACAAACAGAAGAGCCCGATAATAGCCTTTTCTATCAGGGGATCCCCTATGCCAGCCTAGGGGTTTTCCTGAAAAATAGTCTCAAAAATCCCTGATTGTGTACTCCTGCTTTCCAGGCAATTATGAATCTGTTCGATTCAGGTGATTATTGTATACAGGAGCAGGAGTATGATAAAAACAGCCCAGGCCACCTCTTTTTCATCAAAAATTGAGAGTGATGATTATTATGGAATAGACAGTGATCCTTTGGCCCTTTATCTGCGCCAGATTGCTGAATACAGACTTCTATCCAAGGAAGAGGAGCTGGATGTTGGTAAAAACATCGCCTTGGTCCGTACCCAGATCGCCGTTTTTAATAAGGATTTAAGCCGAAAGCCGATGGATGCCGGAG is from Marispirochaeta sp. and encodes:
- the lgt gene encoding prolipoprotein diacylglyceryl transferase → MTLPLAYLQFPDWVSPVLIPGLPFRWYGLMYLFAFGTAYLLVRYQVRREEPALSVDTVADLFFWIILGLLLGGRLVSTLIYDTSGIYWTKPWLIFWPFDESMRFVGLQGMSYHGGLVGGFIGGVLFCRRRGLSPWLWADRLALAVPLGYTFGRLGNFINAELYGRVSGAPWAMVFPGAEKFPLSVNWVAVMARDLGLSSEGSVNLPRHPSQLYEAFGEGVLLWLLLWFVVRKRKSFNGFIMGWYLIGYGAVRFVIEYFRQPDSNLGFILELGPAHSIYQTGSFLNFTLGQVLCTLMILGGIIILALTNRRAR